From the Brachyhypopomus gauderio isolate BG-103 unplaced genomic scaffold, BGAUD_0.2 sc110, whole genome shotgun sequence genome, the window atttgttgatgggttGCAAAGTTGTAGTGGCTACACACAAAACAAGCAAGCCCTTTCAACCCATTGGCCCATTCAGACAGTTCTatggccttgaacttattttgaCAAACCAATCTACAAGTACTGTAAAGGTCCAGCCCATGTCCACACCAGCAGAGTCCAACCCAAGGCCTGAAAACTGCAATACTGCACAGCTTAATGTTTCTCCACTCGTGAGTAAACTGGAGCCCTGTGACCCATGGGTTCCCAGCCAGGTTCTAGACCTCCACATTCTGAACAGCCAGAGAAGTTCTAGAACACCACATTCTGAACGACCAGAGAGGTTCTAGAACACCACATTCTGAACAGCCAGAGAGGTTCTAGACCTCCACATTCTGAACAGTCAGAGAGGTTCTAGAACACACTCCTCCAGGTCACCAACAACCAAAACTAGTTGGATGCTGTTTATTCAGAATGTAAAACATAAACATTCATTGAAATGAGGTGAAAGGAGTGTCCGCAGGGAGCCTCTCCAGTGGAGACGTGGCTGCCGCATCCAGAGTGGCTCCATCCAGAGCCTGAAGGACACTGGGGTGTTCGCTCCTGTTTGTTTTCTGAAGAACAGATGTGTTGGCTAAGATGAGGGGTGAAGGGGAAATGCTGTTTGAAACATGCCCAAAAAATTCCACCATACCGAAAATCACCAAGTTTAGAACAATACACAATGCGGAAAATAAAACAGATATGCAAATATAGGTTTCAGAGGAAAAACTTAAAATTCTCTATATATGTATGGCAAAATGCCATCAAAATGCCCAAAATGCTAACTGTCCAAACGTTATGTTTGGCTTCGTGTTAGGTGTGATATGATATGAGGGAATGACCCAGCACGTCTTCTTCCCTCTTCACCAGGACTCAGAGGGCAACTGTGCCTTGTTCTGCATCTTGGTGGAGTTTTTGGACAGTTTTACTTGGAATCTTTAAGGTGTGCAAATCAGGTTAGTGCAAATAACCAAAGTAGCACCCAATCAGCTAATCATTACAGAAGTGCTGATATATACGCTATAATAGCCTTGGTAGCCCACAACGCTAAGATCACCACCGAAGCAAACCCAGGCGATGTTACCGTTTCTCCATGCATGGCAAGAGATGGGAATTGCCGGTGAAGAACCTATTCTTCGAACTAtctcccagtcctcccagtgTCCAGGCCACAATATGCTCAGCAGTTAGACTAATTTGACCATCTCAAGAAATTGGACaagagatgttttttttttatcccaaGCAAGAATCTCTCTCCTGTTGTGTACACATTTGAGCACTTTGACCACTTGACACATCCAGCATCTCTTCAGCACGTCCAGCATCTCTCCAGCATGTCCAGCATCTCTTCAGCACGTCCAGCATCTCTCCAGCACGTCCAGCATCTCTCCAGCACATCCAGCATCTCATCAGTACGTCCAGCATCTCTTCAGCACGTCCTGCATCTCTCCAGCACGTCCAGCATCTCTCCAGCACGTCCAGCATCTCTCCAGTACGTCCAGCATCTCTCCAGCACCTCTCCAGCATCTTTCCAGCACGTCCAGCATCTCTCCAGCACGTCCAGCATCTCTTCAGCACGTCCAGCATCTCATCAGCACGTCCAGCATCTCATCAGCACATCCAGCATCTCTTCAGCACGTCCAGCATCTCTCCAGCACGTCCAGCATCTCATCAGCACGTCCAGCATCTCATCAGCACGTCCAGCATCTCTTCAGCACGTCCTGCATCTCATCAGCATGTCCTGCATCTCATCAGCACGTCCTGCATCTCTTCAGCACGTCCTGCATCTCTCCAGCACGTCCAGCATCTCTCCAGCACGTCCAGCATCTCATCAGCACGTCCAGCATCTCATCAGCACGTCCAGCATCTCTTCAGCATGTCCAGCATCTCTTCAGCACGTCCAGCATCTCTCCAGCACGTCCAGCATCTCATCAGTACGTCCAGCATCTCTTCAGCACGTCCAGCATCTCTTCAGCACGTCCAGCATCTCATCAGTACGTCCAGCATCTCTCCAGCACGTCCTGCATCTCTTCAGCACGTCCTGCATCTCTTCAGCACGTCCTGCATCTCTTCAGCATGTCCTGACACTGAGCACACTGAAAAAGGCCTTGCTATGCTTAGCAGGTTATCTGCTTTCCAGATTGGACTAATGTTTTATAGTCATTTCTCCTTGGGTTTTTCTGAATTGATTGTCAGCTTGTGTTGataaatgaaacatttttttcccacAGAACTGACAGGGATCTTGGGAGTAGCACTTCTTACACCCTGGATGCTTACACTTATCATGGGGAGCTAGGGATATCAGAGCAGTGAGAACCAGAGAACCTTGGAGATCATTTGTTCCCAAATAGAAGATACTTACACTTCAGACAGATTAGCAGTGCTGGCCTGCCATTTTTTCAGTTGAATCGCTGACTTGTTTCATTGTTTCAGTGGAGTCCTTTCAGGAATGATTCAACTTCAATTACTAAACTTATTAtaaatacattacagtcaatGGCAATTATCTTTATTGTGCAAAAAAAACCTAAATAACTCACATTCTGGCCAGTCTATTTCTTCCACTTTGGGTTTCTCACTTCTCCAGGTGGTTCAACTTTGTAGTAAACCtaaacgtccaccagacatctTTCACTTCCTTATACGCTGATGCCCACAAAAGCAATATGCTCACCTGCAGTGATTGCCGGTCTCACTGGCATGTACACTGGTGTGCTTCCACAGCCCCCAGACACCACACCGAGCTCGTGGAGGGCTGGATAGTTCATTGAACAGCTGGATCAGAGAGGAAGGAAAATGGATAAGAAGGATATTTTGTTTGCTAATAAACATGTTTTTATTGAGTTCTGTCAAACTGGGAGAGATAATTAAATGCTCTAAAGAAGAAGGACAGATGCATCACAGAGGCTCCATAAATGTGAATCACGGCTTCATAAATACTCAGCACAGCACGCatgtctcctcttcctcatcttcctcttcctcccttttTCCTattccccccccctccccccataatATACTGACACAATTAGGGATACTAAGGACAGGAAAATACTTAACATTTAATATAGGTAACTTGTTTTAgttaataaaacaaaagacactTTGTTCCTAATGACAGAAAATGTTCAGGCTTACAGTTTTGACACAATGATTAGATAAATCaggtattttgaaaaacaaataaatagaatagagtaaataaattaattaataaatacataattaaATGAAAGTAAATATTACAAAGCAATTTTACtacaaatacatttgaaaaCATGGTGCAGTACCAACAGGCTTGACTAATGCAGCCAAAATACCTTTCACCTTTCACCATTCACTTTTCACCTTTCAGTTTTAATGCTGATTTCTTTTCAATGAACAAGCTGTagcaatatttatttaaaaattatgaaTTATTATTGACAAAGCAGCACCCTAAAATCTAGGGAAATAAATGTTTAGTAACTGGTGAAATAACGTtaaatcagtctcattaccaaAATGTGAAGTTCTCAATCtgtgcagtgacctaataccttGGATCtaatatgtatttaccaccacaaccaatttaatgaataaatgccAGAATTTTTTGAATGATAAATTTCAAAATTATTTGCTACAATGGATCATTTTTGTAGAGGACAAATAGGCTAACTAGAGTAAACAAAGTAAattaataaacaacaacaatttagctATTAAAAGCATATTAGAAGACTTGAGTTCTTAAAGAAACTGATGTTTCTGAGTTGGTGAGAGCCAATCAGACTGATGTTTCTGAGCTGATGAGTGCTAATAATAGCCAGTGGTCATATAAGATTACCGTATCCTTGGAATGTCTTCTGAGGTTAAGATCGTGAGTCCAGTGCTGTCTACAGCATATGCCAATATGCATATTATAGTGTCGTGTGCAGCTATACAAGTACATGCTTATACGTTAGCTACGTGCTAATCTACACATGAAATGTTTTCTGTAACCTGCTCTCACCACAGCATCATGACTAGACTCAATAGACGCAATCAGCGGTGATCTGTCTCAGCTGTTggtatggcttcttaaggaagcctgTGGAGACTACTGATTCATTTTGGTCTcatgccgttacgctctcagcctttCTCTATGCCTTACCAGTTGTGTTTACGCAGTGAatgtgtctcgccaccttattctctctctctctctctctctctctctctctctctctctctcgctatctcttgttctctctctcttctctaccTCTTACTATTACTTATTCGAGAgtctatctcctgcgccgcttactgcagggttgccaactctcacgcaatgagcgttagacacacgcatttgactgtcttcacacgccattcatccgatttctcacactgaaaaaaatctagtttaccTCCAAGGCCaacatttgacacacacacaccaacactacaccccccccccccccccccaaaaaaatctaatctcactccaagtgattttgaaaagttgccaaccctgttactggcccatctcaagttttcctccaactATTTCTCTTCCTATCAGTTACTTTGTTATTTTAGGAAGGGTTTTTGTTGTGGCGTTCGCCTGCTGTttgttacttcccctggcatccCCAGTTTcatttttacgcgttgagtttttcCTCGTCCTTTTAGTTGCTTCTGTTATTTAGTTGTCTCTGTTATTTAGTTGTCTCTGTTATTTTCCTCCCATGTTCTACTCGCAGTTTTGTTCTACTCGCATGTTGAGTATTTTTCCACGTTGGTTTTGTGTTGGCTTTTCCTCCGTGTTTAATATGGTTTTGTTGTCTATGCGTCGAGTTTCTACCGCATCTgttgggttttgtttttgttactgAGTGTATGCAGAGTGGTTTGCTGTTGCGCTATCTGCTTGCTCGCGTGTATTTATTCCATACACACAGTTAGATATAATGCTTATAGTTATAAGCATTTATCCCTATTGGTTTCTACTGGCATTTGGGTTCACTTCTCCCTTCGTTTTCTGATGCGGTGTGCACCGGCCTGTACACCCCTCCTTACAAATAGAATAGAATGGAATATCAGAGTGGATGCAAGAAAGTCATTTTCTATAATCCACTATAGACCACAACACATTTCTGCAGATATTTAAGGATCTTTTCATGGGAcaacactgacaaaatgacatTATGACACAATGAAAAGTAGTCTGAGTGCAGCTTATATAAGGGTGTAAATTTATTCTTCCCTCAAAATAACACAATATACAGCCATTATTGTCTAAAACACCGGCAACAAAAGTGACCACACCCCTAACAGACCACACCCCTAAGAGACTACACCCCTAAATGTCCAAGGGgtttaggggcagtcatggcctagagGTAGGGAACTGGTGTTGTAACTGGAGGGAACTGGTGttgctgcccaccgctctgggcacgtgtgatccacagccccctagtaatcactagtgtgtgtttgtgtgtgttgtaactgcacagatgggttaaaagacAAATTGTTGCGCTACATGAAGATGCCAACAACCTGAAACTGAGCTGCAGCACAGTGGCCAAGGTCACCCAACATTTTAAAAGAGCAGGGTCTACTCAGAACAGACCTCACATTGGTCGTCCAATGAAGCTGAGCGCACGTGTCCAGCGTCACATCCGAATGCCGTCTTTGAAGAACGGTGCAGGAGTGATGTCAGCATTGCAGCAGAGATTGAAGAGGTGGGGGTCAGCCTGTCAGTGCTCAGACCATACGCTGCACACTACATCACATTGGTCTGCATGGCTGTCACCCCAGATGAAGCCTCTTCTGAAGTCTGTACACAAGAAAGCCCAGAAAGAGTTTGCTGAAGACACGTCAACAAAGGACATGGGTTACTGGAACCATGTCCTATGGTCTGATGAGACCAAGATTAGTTAGTTTGGTTCAGATGGTCTCAAGCATGTGTGGCGGTGAGGAGTACAAAGATAAGTGTGTCATGCCTACAGACCTTCATGGTGGTGTGAGTGCCCTGGTCTGGAGCTGCATGAGTGCAGCAGGTGTTGGGGATTTAATTTCATTGAGGGACACATGAACTCCAATATGTACTGTGAAACACTGAAGCAGAGCATGATCCCCTATCTCTGGAAACTGGGTCGCAGGGCAGTGATCCAGCATGACAATGACCCCAAACACACCTCTAAGATGACCTCTGCTTTACTGAAGAGGCTGAGGGTAAAGGTGATGGACTGGCCAAGCATGTCTCCAGACCCAAACCCAATAGAACATCTCTGGGGCATCTTCaagcagaaggtggaggagtGCAAAGTCTCAAATATGCGCCAGCTTCGTGATGTAGTCATGGAGGAGTGGAAAAGGATTCCAGTGGCAGCCTGTGAAGCTCTGGTGAAGTCCATGACCAGGAGAGTTATGACAGTTCTGGAAAATAACAGTGGCCACACAAAACAATAGCATTTCAGGAACTTTCACTAAGGGGTGTACTCTCTTTTGTTGCTGATGGTTTAGACATTAATGGCTGTATATTGAGTTATTTTGCTCAATATATATTTGCTCAAAATATATTATACAAGGTGCACACAGACTACTTTTCATTGTGTCAAAGTGTCATTTTGTCAATATTGTCCCACTAAAAGATACTTAAATATCTGCAGGTGTGACGCGGGGACAGAGGCTGCCGAAGGCAAGGGTTGCATAGTACAGTCTTTATTCTCCATACTCAACAATAAAGAGTGACACAGAAATAGTATGCACTGGGATACAGCAATACAGTGTAGATGTCATAGGATCCCAAACACACAGGGAGTGAGCAGGTCCAGCACTGAGCAGGTCCAGCACTGAGCAGTCAACCGGgatgaatgtgcagcactggacagaacgacctgtgggcttaaaaAGGTGCACAACATAACAGGACACGTGCTAGTACTGAGGTGATTGGGACCTGGGGCAtagtttggtgctcgggggtgtgtgctgtgaggatgtgagtagaagcatgcgccctctggtggcgacttGGCCTCCCCACCCCCTTGGGCTCCCCATACTTGGCCTCCCCATACTTTTGTGATACACTGTATTCTTAGCAGTATAAATCAATTCAGTTAAATAATGCTTATGCCTTATAATAGAGGCATTACTGCAACGAACCAGTTTTTTATGCACTaatttaagtaaaaaaaaaaacagattttttCGTTTTTTAACCACCTTTTCATTTCTATTTTTCCTCATGTAAACGTTAGTGCATTGGCAATAAACAATGTGAGTAAAATATTTGTAACGATTTTTTGAAAATACAAATAAGACAAAGATGGCAGTATTGTACAGTAATCTAATGCTAAGCGGTTAGTTTCCTTTTATGGTTTCGCTGTGACGTAAGGGCATCCCCCTGTACGACGTAATAATGAGACTCCAGAACGCGTCCGTAGTGACGAGAACCCTCAACTGAgaagaaacccccccccccccctccccgctaCATAGTGTAGAGAAAACCACTGAAACTAATATACGAAACCATACATGTgcaactataataataataataataataattattattattattattattattattattattatgtactCACGCCATAATAACCAATTGTTAAGGAAAAAAACAAAGTTAGGCTATTATGATTTACAAGGTTAGATTTTCTATTTTGCTGTTCATATCCATTTATATATTACACTCTTACTGgtgatgtatatatattttcttaaattatttaaaatcagTGGTAGTGACTTACGTGGTAGTGAATTATGAATTAACGAGTAAGGGAAAAACCCGCGTGGAAACCGAAACGACCCGAGACACTTATAAGCCTGGTCCAGAATGTCATTTGTCATTAACAACGAGGATCAGCACACAGATTGCAACAGACCTCATTTGTACATTTCACGTTTATTCTGCGTTCAAGGTATGTTCCTTTACATTACTGACTCTGACACCATCACGGCTGCTGAGACAGGTGAACCGAGGCTTGAGATCTAAcaatgttttctgtttttttttaaatatcatGGAATAGCTTGTACTTACTGTAACTATGCATATCGTATATTAGTGTAAACCACAAATGGTGAATGTTGAATAATTGGCGTTGAATGTGCTGGAGAGAAGAATGTGCATTAAATTCAGCTGTCATGCAAAATGCGTCCCCCATTGGGCACGCGCGTTCTCTGACAAGATATTAGCGCGGGACCATAAGAAAACGTTTAACTAAAGGTTTCATGGCTGTGTTCGTGATTCTTATTGGCGCATATAGGCCTAtacacacggacgtaatttggggggggggggggctaattTGTGTGTCCCCTGCacttttcaaaagccggttttggtaaaCCCCGCGacccagttctcaagccatttgtgtgtgtccccccacctatgaaatcaacaTTTCGTCCATGCCTATACACGATGTATCATCATTATGGTGTAAAGTATATTTGTAGTACAATGTATTTCTAAATATTTTGATGTAAAATAATATGtttatcaaaaaaaaaaaaaaaaaaacagttgtgTCGTTTAATGCCGTTTTATTTCTCGGCATCATAACATGAGTAACACAGCCTCACGCCCAGGATAAAACAGACGGACATTTGTAAGTTTACTTTGGTTTACGTTTAATTAGGTTTTAGAAATGTTTCTATCACGTGTTTCAGTTTTGCTATAAGTATATATTGTTCACAAACAAGGATCTTATTACAATCAATACATGTACTCACGTACTTCTAAAATGTGCAATGTATGAGTTTTGCCGATATTCGGCCTCAGACGTCCTGCTGTAGTCTAACACACTtcagtgtcctgctgtagttGATACATGTCCGTATTCTGAAAAAAATAATGGTTGATAGAGAAATTCTGAAAACATATTAGGATTCTGCGTGCTAGATACACCACAAACTGggattttttaaagcatttgaCTGCTTTAAAAAGCATGATATCAATTAGTACTTAATtaacaaaacaaagacaaattGTTGAGGAAACAAAATCAGAGTACATATTTAATatgtactttttttttatttaaaaaaagtgGCGGAGACAAAATCAACCATTTCAGAAAGTTGTGCGTATGTCTCCAGTGTCCAGTGCAAATTAAATTTGATTTAATAGCGTTTCATAGTTGATCCAATCATGTATTACCCTCGTACTCTTTGGAGGTAGAAGGTCGTTTGTAGCACTTTGCgtttattattactactattattattattacaactaatattattattattataaaatgtttttttttttgtaaaaatgaTTGCCATGTTTAATTCTTTTAATGGTGAATTGACTCGCTGGATTAgacgttttcttttttttagctgtttatattattaattattattattattattattattattattattattattattgtatttgATGTTTTAATAATTGCTTGCATTTCTAAAACTGCGGTTAAATTCCAGCGGACATTATTACCTCGTTACACATTTTTACCGGTGTGGtccacccgtctctctctccgtctagATGATACCGAGCCGACTCGCGCTGTGTGTGGTCGCGTGCGCGCTGCTGTGCGGAGGCTGCACTTCTGCGGTGAGGACGTCACTGTCCTTCTCGAACTCACTGCGACTCACGCGGACGCTCCGCGCGCGTGTGCAGCAGCTCCTTCAGCGCTATGTAAGGGGAGACACGCACGTGCATTCATACGGTCGAAGTAGCTGGTCTAATAATGTATCGTgaatttataatgtatttattttatgtgTGCTTTAGTTCTGTGAGATATTTAAATGTTCCTGTATTTGTGACAGAAAGAAGAAGAGTTTGGAGACAGAAATTTTGAGGACCGACGACTCACATTAAAAACACTACCATCAGCCACCATAAACTATAAATCCTGGTTCcaaatgcaggtgtgtgtgtgtgtgtgtgtgtgtgtgtgtgtgtgtgtgtgtgtgtgtgtgtgtgtgtgagagagagagagagagagagagagagacggagggggggggggcacaattAATGCTGTCAAACAAACTAATACAGAATAGCATTTAACTGCATTGTAATATGTTGGTtcaatgtgtatttgtgtaggaCACTGACGACTGTGCATGTAAGACTTTGAGTGACTgtacctgtatgtgtgtatatgctaATGTaccaatctgtgtgtgtgtgggtctctgAGCAATTGTACTTGTGTCTGTATATAATACACTGAGCAACTGTACCTGCGAATATGTGTAGTACACTCAGTGAcactacctgtgtgtgtgtgtgtgtgtgtgtgtaggacacagaGCGACTGTATCTTGCCTCGCATGGTCTGAACACTTTTTGGTGGCACCTGGAGGCCCAGCGGCACATCCTGGAGAAGGAGAATGAGGGGGAAAGGGAAcgccagaaccagaaccagaaccagaaccggAACAGACGAGCACACCCACAGATCTCCTTGGCCAAGAGCATTCTCGCAATTCAGCTAGATCTGAGAGACCTGCTGAAACAAACAAGCTttcaggtatacacacacacacacacacacacacacacacacccagccctcTTTCCTTTTGCTCTTATTAGTTGGTCATCCAGTCTTGTAGCATCCACAGCCTTTCAAgtcctcaaacacacaaacatgcccatgctgtcatactgacacacacacacacactcacacacactcatacacacacacacacacacacacacactcacatacaaacacacgcacatacaaacacacgcacatacaaacacacgcacatacacacacacaaacacacgcacatacacacacacactcacatacaaacacatgcacatacacacacacacacacagacagacctgcagacacactcacatacacacacagacatgctgacacacacacacagacacacacacacacatacacagagagagagagacacacacacacacacactcatacacacacatacacacacagtgtgggctCAGGCCCTCTTACTTTGGTTCCTGCAGACAGGCTCCTGCATGTTCTTGGCTGGGGTGTGGAAGCTTCCCCCACTGCCATTACAAAACTGCTAAGATCTGATCATGGCATGAGGCAAAAGTCCAGTGGAACTGCCCAGTCTGCTCCCACACCAGgactttctttttttgttcaatATTTTTGGAAGACCTTCCTGTAATCTGGCAAGTTGCACTCACAGCATTTGCCTGGATTATTTGTGTGGTTTCCGGCCTGTTCTGAATGCCCTCTCTTTCGTGGTTTCCGGCCGGTTCCTCTCTCTTGAGTGTCTCAGTGGGTGGTTTTTGCAGAATTTTGTGGAGCATTCTTAAGCCTCAGGGCGTCAGAACCACTGGTCCTACTTCAGTAAAGGTGATTTGGCTCCTCTGATGATGAAAAGATCCCTGTGCTGGGTGCAGGGCAGAGTCTGCTGCCTGGGGTGTAAAGCTTTTCTTTGAAAGCCTTTGTTTACTGTAAAAGGAACAGCCCTAACAGAGATTCCTCAatgtctctctttccttctctacACAGCTGCTCAACATCAATGTCTTCAGGGAAGGCACCACCTCTGACTCCACGCAGATCCCGCCTCCCCC encodes:
- the LOC143497423 gene encoding uncharacterized protein LOC143497423; protein product: MIPSRLALCVVACALLCGGCTSAVRTSLSFSNSLRLTRTLRARVQQLLQRYKEEEFGDRNFEDRRLTLKTLPSATINYKSWFQMQDTERLYLASHGLNTFWWHLEAQRHILEKENEGERERQNQNQNQNRNRRAHPQISLAKSILAIQLDLRDLLKQTSFQLLNINVFREGTTSDSTQIPPPPSTLSSPAPHTTAGQASQSLNPTPIPSPTSLSSSAVPAPTSSPLADANTPSPSHSALTIILSSTPWNMEVLSGRQSTSVPTEVTSSSKETTQAPSPPLPRESEVAQGKVTVKAVSGPSRWVSRLEGYVILRDLERYLSRLARDYTLLKAKY